One segment of Proteus appendicitidis DNA contains the following:
- a CDS encoding chondroitinase family polysaccharide lyase, whose translation MPIFRFTALAMTLGLLSAPYNAMAATNNPAFDPNNLMQSEIYHFAQNNPLADFTTDKNSTLTLSDKRSIMGSQSLLWKWKGGSSFTLHKKLIVPTDKEASKAWGRASTPVLSFWLYNEKPIDGYLTVDFGEKLNATSEAQAGFKVKLNFTGWRAVGLSLNNDLENREMTLNAMNTSSDGAQDSIGRALGANVDSIRFKAPSDVGQGEIYIDRIMFSIDDARYQWSDYQVKTRLSEPEIEFHNVQPQLPVTPENLAAIDLIRQRLINEFVGGEKETNLALEENISKLKSDFDALNIRILADGGIQGRHLITDKQTIIYQPENLNSQDKSLFDNYVILGNYTTLMFNISRAYVLEKDPTQKAQLKQMYLLMTKHLLDQGFVKGSALVTTHHWGYSSRWWYISTLLMSDALKEANLQTQVYDSLLWYSREFKSSFDMKVGADSSDLDYFNTLSRQHLALLLLEPDDQKRINLINTFSHYITGALTQVPPGGKDGLRPDGTAWRHEGNYPGYSFPAFKNASQLIYLLRGTPFAVGENGWNNLKKAMVSAWIYSNPEVGLPLAGRHPFNSPSLKSVAQGYYWLAMSAKPSPDKKLASIYLAISDKTQNESSAIFGETIAPATLPQGFYAFNGGAFGIHRWQDKMVTLKAYNTNVWSSEIYNKDNRYGRYQSHGVAQIVSHGSQLSQGYQQEGWDWNRMPGATTIHLPLKELDSPKPHTLMQRGERGFSGTSVLDGKYGMMAFDLIYPANLERFDPNFTAKKTVLAADNHLIFVGSNINSSDKNKNVETTLFQHAITAELNAIWINGQKIESFPYQTTLKQGDWIIDSNGNGYLITQAEKVNISRQHQISAENKNRQPTEGNFSSAWIDHSLQPKDSSYEYMVFLDATPEKMGEMAEKFRENNGLYQVLRKDKDVHIIYDKLSNVTGYAFYQSASIKDKWINKVDKPAIVMTHHQGNTLTVSAVTPDLNMTRQKAATPVTINVTVNGKWQSVDKSGEVKHRISGENTELTFTSYFGIPQEIKLSPLP comes from the coding sequence ATATCATTTTGCCCAAAATAATCCGTTAGCTGATTTCACAACAGATAAAAACTCAACACTGACGTTATCTGACAAACGTAGCATTATGGGAAGCCAATCCCTTTTGTGGAAATGGAAAGGTGGAAGTAGCTTTACTTTGCATAAAAAGCTGATTGTTCCGACAGACAAAGAAGCCTCTAAAGCATGGGGACGTGCATCTACACCTGTTTTATCATTTTGGCTTTATAATGAAAAACCTATTGATGGCTATCTCACTGTTGATTTTGGTGAAAAACTCAACGCCACCAGCGAAGCGCAAGCAGGCTTTAAAGTAAAACTGAATTTTACGGGTTGGCGTGCTGTAGGGCTTTCTCTAAATAACGATCTTGAAAATAGAGAAATGACCTTAAATGCAATGAATACTTCCTCTGATGGCGCTCAAGACAGTATTGGTCGAGCGTTAGGCGCGAATGTTGATAGCATTCGATTTAAAGCCCCGTCTGATGTAGGTCAAGGTGAAATATATATCGATCGTATTATGTTTTCTATCGATGATGCTCGCTATCAATGGTCTGATTATCAAGTGAAAACACGTTTATCAGAGCCTGAGATTGAGTTTCATAACGTGCAACCTCAATTGCCGGTAACGCCCGAAAACTTAGCTGCGATTGATCTTATTCGCCAACGTCTGATTAATGAATTTGTTGGTGGTGAAAAAGAAACAAATCTCGCACTAGAAGAAAACATTAGTAAATTAAAAAGTGATTTTGATGCACTCAATATTCGCATTTTAGCGGATGGTGGAATACAAGGGCGACATCTGATCACAGATAAACAAACTATTATTTATCAGCCAGAGAACCTTAATTCTCAAGATAAGTCGCTTTTTGATAATTACGTTATTTTAGGTAATTACACGACATTAATGTTTAATATCAGCCGTGCCTATGTTCTTGAAAAAGATCCGACACAAAAAGCCCAGTTAAAACAGATGTACTTATTAATGACAAAGCATTTATTAGACCAAGGCTTTGTTAAAGGGAGTGCATTAGTCACAACTCATCACTGGGGATATAGTTCTCGTTGGTGGTATATATCTACATTATTAATGTCTGATGCCTTAAAAGAAGCCAATCTACAAACTCAAGTTTATGATTCATTGCTGTGGTATTCACGAGAGTTTAAAAGTAGTTTTGATATGAAGGTAGGAGCAGATAGTTCAGATTTAGACTATTTCAACACCTTATCCCGTCAGCACTTAGCTTTATTACTGCTAGAGCCAGATGATCAAAAGCGCATCAACTTAATTAATACGTTCAGTCATTACATTACGGGTGCATTAACTCAAGTACCACCAGGCGGTAAAGATGGTTTACGTCCTGATGGTACCGCGTGGCGACATGAAGGTAACTATCCAGGTTACTCTTTCCCAGCCTTTAAAAATGCCTCTCAGCTTATTTATTTACTGCGTGGTACACCTTTTGCTGTCGGTGAAAATGGTTGGAATAACCTGAAAAAAGCCATGGTTTCAGCATGGATCTACAGTAATCCAGAAGTAGGATTACCTTTAGCTGGGCGACATCCGTTTAATTCACCGTCATTAAAATCAGTTGCTCAAGGCTACTACTGGCTTGCGATGTCTGCAAAACCATCACCGGATAAAAAGCTCGCTTCTATTTATCTTGCAATTAGCGATAAAACTCAAAATGAGTCGAGTGCTATTTTTGGAGAAACTATTGCACCCGCGACCTTACCTCAAGGCTTCTATGCCTTTAATGGCGGTGCTTTTGGTATTCATCGCTGGCAAGATAAAATGGTGACACTAAAAGCGTATAACACCAATGTTTGGTCATCTGAAATTTATAACAAAGATAACCGCTATGGTCGTTATCAAAGCCATGGTGTTGCTCAGATAGTCAGCCATGGCTCTCAGCTTTCACAAGGCTATCAACAAGAAGGTTGGGATTGGAATAGAATGCCGGGAGCAACCACTATTCATCTTCCTCTTAAAGAGTTAGACAGCCCTAAACCTCATACATTAATGCAACGTGGAGAGCGTGGATTTAGTGGAACATCTGTCCTTGATGGTAAATATGGCATGATGGCATTTGATCTTATTTACCCTGCTAATCTTGAGCGTTTTGATCCTAACTTTACGGCGAAAAAAACCGTATTAGCGGCAGATAATCATTTAATTTTTGTCGGTAGCAATATTAATAGCAGCGATAAAAATAAAAATGTTGAAACCACCCTATTCCAACATGCGATTACAGCTGAATTAAACGCCATTTGGATTAATGGGCAAAAGATAGAAAGTTTTCCTTATCAAACTACGCTAAAACAAGGGGATTGGATAATTGATAGCAATGGTAATGGTTATCTCATTACTCAAGCAGAAAAAGTCAATATTAGCCGCCAACACCAGATCTCGGCTGAAAATAAAAATCGCCAACCAACGGAAGGAAACTTCAGTTCAGCGTGGATTGATCACAGCCTTCAACCTAAAGACTCCAGCTATGAGTATATGGTCTTTTTAGATGCGACGCCTGAAAAAATGGGAGAGATGGCAGAGAAGTTCCGTGAAAATAATGGGTTATATCAGGTTCTTCGTAAAGATAAAGATGTTCATATTATTTACGATAAACTCAGCAATGTGACGGGATATGCCTTTTATCAATCGGCATCAATTAAAGATAAATGGATCAACAAAGTTGATAAACCCGCAATTGTGATGACTCATCATCAAGGAAATACACTTACTGTCAGTGCCGTTACACCAGATTTAAATATGACACGCCAGAAAGCCGCAACACCTGTCACAATTAATGTCACCGTTAATGGAAAATGGCAGTCTGTGGATAAAAGCGGTGAGGTAAAACATCGCATTTCTGGTGAGAATACCGAACTCACTTTCACCAGTTATTTTGGTATTCCACAAGAAATTAAACTCTCACCTCTCCCTTGA
- a CDS encoding chondroitinase family polysaccharide lyase — translation MLIKNPLAHAMALSLCLSLPSQAFPSLSHETFGDIYLFESEMPNTLVTSNNNQLSLSKEHAKDGVQSLKWQYQPQATLTLNNHVNYQDDKDTATPLTFMMWIYNEKPQSSPLTLQFKQNDQVALSFDTQLNFTGWRGIAVPFHDMQGTATGKLDQLVITAPNQAGTLFFDQIIMSVPLDNRWAVPDYQVPYVNNAVNTMVSKNWSALLMYDQKFKAHYPTLNFDTDFHDDQVEMASIYQRFEYYQGINSDKKITSDMLDKNLALWEKLKLTQHPDGSITGKALDHPNRQNFMKVDGVFSEETKKALLDANMLRDVGKTLLQTAIYLRSNSLSETDRKKLEDLYLLGTRYVLEQGFTRGSGYQIITHVGYQTRELFDAWFIGRHILAKNKLLAPTQQAMMWYNATGRIFEKDNEIVDANVDILNTQLQWMIKSLLMLPDYQQRQQALVQLQNWLNKTILSSKGVAGGFKPDGSIFHHSQHYPAYAKDAFGGLAPSVYALSDSPFRLSPSAHERLKDVLLKMRIYTKETQIPVVLSGRHPTGLHKIGVAPFKWMALAGTPDGNQKLDTTLAAAYAKLDNKDSFEGIKAENEPTGAWAMNYASMAIQRRASIQAPQQSWLAIARGFSRYLVGNESYENNNRYGRYLQYGQLEIVPANLAQSGFSHAGWDWNRYPGTTTIHLPYDELEAKLNQLPSAGIEEMLLSTESYSGANTLNNNSMFAMKLHGHSKYQQQSLRANKSYFLFDNRVIALGSGIENDDKQHRTETTLFQFAVPKLKSVIINGKEVNQLGTQLTLNNADTLIDPAGNLYKLTKGQTVEFSYQKQHSLDDRNSKPTEQLFATAVISHGNAPSNATYEYAIAIESQDNKAPEYTVLQHNNQLHAVKDKITQEEGYAFFESTQLKSPQAILLSSDSPVMVMAKAQKQQLTLSIVNPDLNLYQGVEADQVDNKGNQTEVSVYSRQWLNSDSQPISSTITVKGIWKLVTPQSGVIIKHQDNNTLITTTTIQATPVTINLVK, via the coding sequence ATGCTAATAAAAAACCCTTTAGCACATGCCATGGCATTAAGCTTATGTTTATCATTACCCTCACAGGCATTCCCTTCTCTTTCTCATGAAACTTTCGGTGATATTTATCTCTTTGAAAGTGAAATGCCAAATACATTAGTCACTTCAAATAACAATCAATTATCGTTAAGTAAAGAACATGCCAAAGATGGCGTTCAGTCACTCAAGTGGCAATATCAACCACAAGCAACATTAACGCTTAATAATCACGTAAATTATCAGGATGATAAAGATACCGCGACACCACTCACTTTTATGATGTGGATTTATAATGAAAAACCACAATCATCGCCCCTCACATTACAATTCAAACAAAATGATCAAGTGGCATTAAGTTTTGATACTCAACTTAATTTTACTGGATGGCGAGGTATTGCGGTTCCTTTTCATGATATGCAAGGCACTGCAACAGGGAAATTGGATCAATTAGTCATTACAGCACCAAATCAGGCAGGAACGCTCTTTTTCGACCAAATTATTATGAGTGTACCTTTGGACAATCGCTGGGCAGTTCCTGACTATCAAGTACCGTATGTAAATAATGCAGTAAACACCATGGTCAGTAAAAACTGGAGTGCATTACTGATGTACGATCAGAAGTTTAAAGCTCATTATCCTACTCTAAATTTCGATACTGATTTTCATGATGATCAAGTTGAAATGGCATCAATTTATCAGCGTTTTGAGTATTATCAGGGAATTAACAGCGATAAAAAAATCACCTCAGACATGCTAGATAAAAATCTAGCGCTCTGGGAAAAGTTAAAACTAACACAACACCCTGATGGCTCAATAACAGGAAAAGCACTGGATCACCCTAATCGGCAAAACTTTATGAAAGTTGATGGCGTGTTTAGTGAAGAAACGAAAAAAGCATTACTTGATGCCAATATGCTAAGAGATGTAGGTAAAACACTTCTTCAAACTGCCATTTACTTGCGTAGTAATTCCTTGTCAGAGACCGATAGAAAAAAATTAGAAGATCTCTATTTATTAGGAACGCGTTACGTCCTTGAACAAGGTTTTACACGAGGTAGTGGTTATCAAATTATTACTCATGTTGGATATCAAACCAGAGAACTTTTTGATGCATGGTTTATTGGTCGTCATATTCTTGCAAAAAATAAACTTTTAGCACCGACTCAACAAGCGATGATGTGGTACAACGCCACCGGACGAATTTTTGAAAAAGACAATGAGATAGTTGATGCAAACGTTGATATTCTCAACACACAATTACAGTGGATGATAAAAAGCTTACTGATGTTGCCAGATTATCAACAACGCCAACAAGCCTTAGTACAACTGCAAAACTGGCTAAATAAAACCATATTAAGTTCAAAAGGTGTTGCAGGTGGTTTCAAACCTGATGGTTCTATTTTCCACCATTCACAGCATTATCCAGCGTATGCGAAAGATGCTTTTGGTGGTTTAGCCCCTAGTGTTTATGCGCTAAGTGATTCCCCTTTCCGTCTTTCACCTTCAGCTCATGAGCGTTTAAAAGATGTGTTATTAAAAATGCGCATCTACACTAAAGAGACGCAAATTCCCGTGGTATTAAGTGGTCGCCACCCTACTGGATTACATAAAATAGGGGTCGCACCATTTAAATGGATGGCATTAGCCGGTACACCTGATGGCAACCAAAAATTGGATACCACGCTGGCTGCGGCCTATGCAAAATTAGATAACAAAGACAGTTTTGAAGGAATTAAAGCTGAAAATGAACCCACTGGTGCATGGGCGATGAACTATGCTTCGATGGCGATACAGCGTAGAGCCTCTATTCAAGCACCACAACAAAGCTGGCTTGCTATCGCTCGCGGCTTTAGTCGTTATCTTGTTGGTAATGAAAGTTATGAAAATAACAATCGTTATGGGCGCTATTTACAGTATGGTCAGTTGGAAATCGTACCTGCAAACTTAGCACAATCTGGATTTAGCCATGCAGGATGGGATTGGAACCGATATCCAGGTACCACAACAATTCATCTTCCTTATGATGAACTTGAAGCAAAATTAAACCAATTACCGAGTGCAGGTATTGAAGAGATGTTGCTTTCGACGGAAAGTTACTCTGGTGCAAATACATTAAATAATAACAGTATGTTTGCCATGAAATTACATGGTCACAGTAAATATCAACAACAAAGCTTAAGAGCTAATAAATCCTATTTCTTATTTGATAATAGAGTAATTGCGTTAGGATCTGGTATTGAAAATGATGATAAACAACATAGGACAGAAACAACACTATTCCAGTTTGCTGTTCCTAAATTAAAATCAGTGATAATTAATGGCAAAGAGGTTAATCAATTAGGTACTCAATTAACTTTAAATAATGCAGATACTTTAATTGATCCTGCTGGTAATTTATATAAGCTCACTAAAGGACAAACCGTAGAATTTAGTTATCAAAAACAGCATTCTCTTGATGATAGAAATTCAAAACCAACAGAACAACTATTTGCAACAGCAGTGATCTCTCATGGTAACGCACCTAGTAATGCAACTTATGAGTATGCAATAGCGATTGAATCACAAGATAATAAAGCCCCCGAATACACTGTATTGCAACATAATAATCAATTGCATGCGGTAAAAGATAAAATCACCCAAGAAGAAGGATATGCTTTTTTTGAATCGACACAATTAAAATCACCTCAAGCAATATTATTATCAAGTGACTCTCCTGTTATGGTCATGGCTAAAGCTCAAAAACAACAATTAACATTAAGTATTGTTAATCCTGATTTAAATTTATATCAGGGGGTTGAAGCAGATCAAGTTGATAACAAAGGAAATCAGACTGAGGTGAGCGTGTATTCTCGTCAATGGCTTAATTCCGACTCTCAACCAATAAGTAGCACAATTACTGTAAAAGGAATATGGAAATTAGTAACACCGCAGTCTGGTGTTATTATTAAACATCAAGATAATAATACATTGATTACTACAACAACAATACAGGCAACGCCTGTTACTATTAATCTAGTCAAGTAG
- a CDS encoding glycoside hydrolase family 88/105 protein yields MEHANAEALQKDIVLQNMKRVYRYQSANQVRSVLRRSGKTRFIKDTDWERGVLWSCVSAAWQATQDEEYLNGVLNYTLHTGFRTGPNARFADDHVCVQAYLAVSPLFEQSEILEPTIKAFDIMLDDPKQGREDWWWCDALFMAPPGFAALAEITNERRYLDYMHTAYWDAIDHLRDPETKLIYRDHRYIPDGQGNEMREANGEKVFWSRGIGWVLASVPRILQYMPDDYHGRERYIALFKELATSILDYQHKDGFWRTSLLDPNNFPAPESSATALFCYGLAWGINQGILEKEVYFPALNRAWSALQTCIHDNGMIGWVQLPAFNPREVKFEHNMDYGAGAYLLAGSEVLNLL; encoded by the coding sequence ATGGAACATGCTAATGCAGAGGCTTTGCAAAAAGATATCGTATTGCAAAATATGAAGCGAGTGTATCGTTACCAATCGGCTAACCAAGTTCGCAGTGTTCTCCGCCGTAGTGGTAAAACCCGTTTTATAAAGGATACGGATTGGGAGCGCGGTGTTTTATGGAGTTGCGTAAGTGCTGCATGGCAGGCAACGCAAGACGAAGAGTATCTTAATGGTGTGTTGAATTATACGTTGCATACAGGGTTTAGAACTGGGCCTAATGCTCGTTTTGCGGACGATCATGTTTGTGTACAAGCTTACCTTGCAGTAAGCCCGCTTTTTGAACAATCTGAAATTCTTGAGCCAACCATTAAAGCATTTGACATCATGCTTGATGATCCTAAGCAGGGTCGTGAGGACTGGTGGTGGTGTGATGCTCTCTTTATGGCACCGCCTGGTTTTGCTGCTTTGGCTGAAATTACCAATGAACGGCGTTATTTGGATTACATGCACACGGCTTATTGGGATGCGATTGACCATTTGCGTGATCCTGAAACTAAGTTAATTTACCGCGATCATCGCTATATTCCTGATGGTCAAGGAAATGAAATGCGTGAAGCTAACGGTGAAAAAGTATTCTGGAGCCGTGGTATTGGTTGGGTTTTAGCTTCTGTTCCTCGTATTCTTCAATATATGCCTGATGATTATCATGGACGTGAACGTTATATTGCACTGTTTAAAGAATTAGCGACATCCATATTAGATTATCAACATAAAGATGGTTTTTGGCGAACCAGTTTACTCGATCCTAATAATTTTCCTGCACCAGAAAGTTCAGCAACAGCGCTATTCTGTTATGGGCTTGCATGGGGAATTAATCAGGGAATATTAGAGAAAGAGGTGTATTTCCCTGCATTAAACAGAGCATGGTCAGCATTACAAACCTGTATTCATGATAATGGCATGATAGGTTGGGTTCAACTTCCAGCATTTAACCCTCGTGAAGTGAAGTTCGAACATAATATGGATTATGGTGCGGGTGCTTATTTATTAGCAGGAAGTGAAGTTTTAAATCTTTTATAA
- the kduD gene encoding 2-dehydro-3-deoxy-D-gluconate 5-dehydrogenase KduD, which yields MNLFDLSGKVAIVTGCNTGLGQGMAVGLAQAGADIVGVGIQDAPETRQQVEALGRRFHYITQNLMKQDGLQALVDEAVSVMGRIDILVNNAGIIRREDLLEFSEKDWDDVIDINQKTLFFLSQKVARQFVKQGEGGKIINIASMLSYQGGIRVPSYTASKSAVMGLTRALATELSQYNINVNAIAPGYMATDNTAALRADDARNAAILERIPAGRWGTPEDVAGPAIFLASKASDYVNGYTIAVDGGWLAR from the coding sequence ATGAATTTATTTGATTTAAGTGGCAAAGTTGCCATTGTGACGGGTTGTAATACAGGGCTAGGTCAAGGGATGGCCGTTGGTTTAGCGCAAGCTGGGGCTGATATTGTAGGCGTCGGTATTCAAGATGCACCCGAAACACGTCAGCAAGTCGAAGCCTTGGGGCGTCGTTTTCATTACATTACGCAAAATTTAATGAAACAAGATGGATTACAAGCGCTGGTGGATGAAGCCGTTTCTGTTATGGGGCGTATTGATATTTTAGTGAATAATGCAGGTATTATTCGTCGAGAAGATCTTTTGGAATTTAGTGAAAAAGATTGGGATGATGTTATCGATATTAACCAGAAAACACTGTTTTTCTTATCACAAAAAGTTGCTCGCCAATTTGTGAAACAAGGAGAGGGCGGCAAAATCATTAATATTGCCTCTATGCTCTCTTATCAAGGTGGTATTCGTGTGCCTTCTTACACAGCAAGTAAATCTGCGGTGATGGGGTTAACTCGTGCGTTAGCGACTGAATTATCTCAATATAATATTAATGTAAATGCGATTGCTCCAGGCTATATGGCAACAGATAACACGGCTGCTTTACGTGCTGATGATGCACGTAATGCCGCTATTTTAGAACGTATTCCTGCTGGACGTTGGGGAACCCCTGAAGATGTTGCAGGTCCTGCGATTTTCTTAGCCTCTAAAGCCAGTGATTATGTTAATGGATACACAATTGCAGTTGATGGTGGTTGGTTAGCTCGTTAA
- the kduI gene encoding 5-dehydro-4-deoxy-D-glucuronate isomerase produces MEIRQPIHSEHAKRLDTEGLRKEFLIENLFCEGEMNLTYSHIDRIIVGGIVPTTQPLALMAGKALGVDFFLERRELGAINIGGAGKVIVDGEVFEIAPREAIYIGMGAKSVEFTSDSVETPARFYMNCAPAHHTYPTRKITQQQASPEKIGNVENCNVRTIYKFLHPSVLPTCQLSMGMTVLEPGSLWNTMPCHTHERRMEVYLYFDMKDDNVVFHYMGEPTETRHLVVRNEQAVISPSWSIHSGVGSASYTFIWGMVGENQVFHDMDHVAMKDLK; encoded by the coding sequence ATGGAAATTCGTCAGCCAATTCATAGTGAACACGCTAAAAGGCTTGATACAGAAGGGCTTCGTAAGGAGTTCCTGATTGAGAACCTATTCTGTGAAGGGGAAATGAATCTCACTTATAGCCATATAGATCGTATTATTGTTGGCGGTATTGTTCCTACAACACAACCTTTAGCATTAATGGCGGGTAAAGCATTAGGCGTTGATTTCTTTTTGGAAAGACGTGAATTAGGTGCCATTAATATTGGTGGTGCAGGTAAAGTAATCGTTGATGGAGAAGTGTTTGAGATTGCTCCTCGTGAAGCCATTTATATCGGAATGGGCGCTAAATCTGTTGAGTTCACCAGTGATTCTGTAGAAACGCCAGCGCGTTTTTATATGAATTGTGCGCCTGCTCATCATACTTATCCAACGCGTAAAATTACGCAACAACAAGCTTCGCCAGAAAAAATTGGTAATGTAGAAAACTGCAACGTTCGTACTATCTATAAATTCTTACACCCTTCAGTTCTACCAACATGTCAATTATCAATGGGTATGACCGTTCTGGAGCCAGGTAGTTTATGGAATACCATGCCATGCCATACCCATGAACGCCGTATGGAAGTTTATCTCTATTTTGATATGAAAGATGACAATGTCGTTTTCCATTATATGGGAGAGCCAACAGAAACCCGTCATTTAGTGGTCCGTAATGAACAAGCGGTGATTAGCCCTAGTTGGTCAATCCATTCGGGTGTGGGGTCTGCATCTTATACCTTTATTTGGGGAATGGTCGGTGAAAATCAGGTATTCCACGATATGGATCATGTCGCAATGAAAGATCTGAAATAG
- the nagA gene encoding N-acetylglucosamine-6-phosphate deacetylase: protein MNQRYAILADRTFTPEGIRYLNYVCVEGENIESITTQAPTDCPIIRLKGKSLLPGFVDIHIHGREGADVMDATQQGLQTIADALVKTGVVAWVGTTVTAPMNDIRQALSQVRAFLSTPQTSGASLLGSFLEGPYFTERHRGSHPVKYLKAPTISELETLLESAGDTLLRVAVAPEAEGSMEAIDWLVKRGIKPSVAHTAATYEQTSDAFLHGADCGVHLYNGMTGLHHREPGCCGAVLYHNVLAELIADGIHVHPVMMQLAYRMKGYQQLALITDCMRAGGLPDGDYTLGAQTVSVIQGQAKTADGSLAGSTCSLDSALRNMVQLAHVPEWEAVQMASAIPAEYLGIGDQLGYIKAGRQASFAVVDERFHLTDTFIRGNHIYSVSRENA from the coding sequence ATGAATCAACGATACGCTATTTTGGCAGATAGAACTTTTACGCCAGAAGGTATTCGCTATCTCAACTATGTCTGTGTTGAGGGCGAAAATATTGAGTCTATCACCACGCAAGCGCCAACAGATTGCCCCATCATTCGTCTAAAAGGGAAATCATTATTACCCGGTTTTGTGGATATTCATATTCATGGACGTGAAGGCGCTGATGTAATGGATGCCACTCAACAAGGGTTACAAACCATTGCGGATGCACTTGTGAAAACAGGCGTAGTTGCATGGGTTGGTACAACAGTAACAGCGCCTATGAATGATATTCGCCAAGCATTATCACAAGTACGGGCGTTCTTATCAACGCCACAAACATCAGGGGCATCATTACTTGGCAGTTTTTTAGAGGGACCTTATTTTACAGAGCGCCATAGAGGCTCTCACCCCGTGAAATATCTCAAAGCACCAACAATTTCAGAGCTAGAAACATTACTCGAAAGTGCGGGAGATACCCTATTGCGTGTTGCTGTTGCTCCTGAAGCAGAAGGCTCTATGGAGGCGATTGATTGGTTGGTCAAGCGAGGTATTAAGCCAAGTGTGGCGCATACCGCGGCGACTTATGAGCAAACTTCAGATGCATTTTTGCATGGTGCTGATTGTGGCGTGCATTTATATAACGGAATGACAGGGCTTCACCATCGAGAGCCAGGATGTTGTGGTGCAGTGCTGTATCACAATGTATTGGCTGAACTTATTGCTGATGGCATTCATGTACATCCAGTCATGATGCAATTGGCGTATCGCATGAAAGGATATCAACAGCTCGCCTTAATTACTGATTGTATGCGTGCAGGCGGTTTGCCTGATGGTGATTACACACTGGGCGCACAAACAGTCAGTGTGATTCAGGGGCAGGCAAAAACCGCAGACGGCTCTTTGGCGGGAAGCACTTGTAGCCTAGATAGCGCATTGCGAAATATGGTGCAACTAGCGCATGTACCTGAATGGGAAGCGGTACAAATGGCGAGTGCAATTCCTGCCGAATATCTCGGTATCGGCGATCAATTGGGTTATATCAAAGCGGGGCGACAAGCCAGCTTTGCTGTGGTGGATGAGCGTTTTCATCTCACCGATACATTCATCAGAGGAAATCATATTTACTCTGTATCCAGGGAAAATGCATAG
- the agaF gene encoding PTS galactosamine/N-acetylgalactosamine transporter subunit IIA yields MIGLIVSGHLNFASGMASAVKAIAGEQDDIAFIDFVESISPDELEEKMREAIDSMSCQQYLFLTDLPGGTPCNRAMAIMMQNPAVEVLAGVNLPMIVNAAFEREGCSTSELVQTLREIGQDSIQDIREQLAQIDSNDAEEEDGL; encoded by the coding sequence ATGATAGGTCTTATTGTTTCTGGACATCTTAATTTTGCCTCAGGCATGGCTTCTGCTGTAAAGGCTATTGCAGGCGAACAAGACGATATCGCGTTTATCGATTTTGTTGAGTCAATCTCTCCTGATGAGCTTGAAGAAAAAATGCGTGAAGCGATCGATTCAATGTCATGTCAGCAATATCTCTTTTTAACGGATTTACCCGGTGGAACCCCTTGTAATCGTGCAATGGCAATTATGATGCAAAATCCGGCTGTTGAAGTGTTAGCGGGTGTAAATCTACCAATGATTGTGAATGCGGCTTTTGAACGAGAAGGATGTTCAACCTCGGAACTCGTGCAAACGCTGCGTGAAATTGGTCAAGACAGTATTCAAGATATTCGCGAGCAATTGGCCCAAATAGACAGCAATGATGCTGAAGAAGAAGACGGCTTATGA